AAGAGGATAACCACCCTGGTTAAAAGCTCCATTCATGCTCTCCATGGAGAAAGAcctcaaacataaaacagcagctCTTCAGTACTGAGCGCCACAATGAAGTCTGTCCATCACAGACTGTAAGGAGCTCAGTGGGAAAACCTTTCATTAAAAGTCAGCAAACTTTCTCAGATTTCAGATTCTCAGGCTTCTCATTTCCACATTTCCCACCGTcacaaatatgaatatgtatATTAAAAAAGCACAAAGGGAGATAACAACATACCACCAAGGACACAATCTGAGTGGACCATGAATAAATGTGCATAttaagtaaagaaaaagaaaatctgttaaaGTAAATATTACACATAGTTGAAGGATTATACAGAGTCCATATGCAGACTACAGTATAGAAAAGGTACAAGCAATAAACACCAACTCCAGCATTCAGTATAATCACTTTAAAATCACGCTGGTGATGTGACAAACAACTCGATGTGCTGTATGCAGAATACCCACAGGACATCCTCTTCTCATTAACCTTTAATCACACTCATTAAGAACGATCATTAGCATCTTCCTATTAGCTGGCTTCCTGCATATGCACAATAGCAATCTGACAATAACGCTATCAAAGAATACtttgctgacagacacagacatcaGTGTCTTCATTGTCAGAGTCCACCCATGTATTgttctgtacaaaaaaaaagacataaaggAGAAGCACAGGGACTGTTGGGTGTGTTTCACTTCATGTCACGATTTCCTTCCATTTTGGAGTCAATAATCACATGAAGGTTTGTGTTGCTGAAGTGATCTGAAAAAGATTATGCTTATGCTAATATCAAACAAGATCATCACTCCACTGGGGTCCACTTAAAGGATAAGGCTTTGTcattcaacaacaaaaaaacaactcacCTGCAGCAAACTCACGGATGTCAGCAGGCCTTTTAAGAAGCACATCtctgtgagaggaggagaggaaatgagaatAGATTGTGAGTGCATAGCTTGCGTGCTATTAGATTTTAACAAATTAAGCACCGTACTCTTATAAAAGTGTTTTAAGGATGGTCCATCCAGCATATAAAGAAGTCAGATGTTTATGTAATGTGTTGTAGGAAAATAGGATTTTGAAAGTATGGCAATTACTCTTAAAACAATTAATGTCTTTGATCACAAAAACAGACCTTTTTCAGACTTAACAAAATTAACCAATAAAAGTGAGACAGACTTATGATCACAGGCCAGACTGAGCTAAATCTAATTCACAGGCCAGCAGTGTTAAGTTACATCTACAGTCTACTCAATAGTTTGCCTGAACATACTTGCCTGTCACACTCAAGTTTCTTAGCAGTAGCAGGGTTTGCTTAAACCTTTGGTTGATTAGGCCTTATtttataaaatttaaaacatatgGTGCAGTTGTTTCGACCTTGTATTTGAGATGTTGATATTGCTATTTCACTTTGATATCAATTTGAAAAGGCAGTAGTCTAAATACAGTACGACTTGCTGCtattatattgtttgtttgctgtctttttaaataatCATACCTCCTATTAGGCCTAAATAAAGCTAGCAGTAGAAAAGATGACACTACAGGATGTTTATTTACAATGGTCCATTCACTAAGGGCGATCTTGTGTGTGCTCAGTGGGATTTGTTTAAGTTTATAACATAGCTAGCAGACACCGTGAGAAATGTGAAGTGACAGTTAACCTTTTACTTTTAACAAGAGAAGACGAGCTAGGTTAACTAACCTGAGAAAGTCGCCGATCAGTACCTCCACTTCTGGATGAGACCTCAGATATTTCTCGTTTTCGATTCTCGTCTTGATCTGAGAATCAAACATTTCTGTTCTAAATTTCAAGCACGCTGGTGTACAGTAAACAAATGAAGCTACACTTTGTGCCTAGCTAACGTAGCCTTTTAGCATCAGTGACGTTAATACCTTGAACTGTCGCAGTTTCTCTTGCTGCTCAGCGCTTAACAGACCGACGTCCAGTTTCGCCAAACCGCCTTTGCCAGCCATCATTTCTCTGCAAAAGTTCGTCAAACTATTCTTCTAAATATAACGCTACCGTAGACTGTTTTGAAGTCAGCAAACACTGAAGCTATATTACGAAGAGACACGGTCACCTGTTACTGACAGAGCTTCGACAGTATGGCAACAACTGTTGCTATGGGAACGACCTCCGGCAACTAACGACTGCGCCCGCGAGGCGGCAGCATTGGGCAGGATTAaaagttgctgttttgttgttgttgtttgttaatGAAATGAACCCATTTTAAAGCGTGAACGTCAAACTCAGTCCGTCAAACGGACTTCTATCATATGACGGGATATGCAGTTTGATTAGCCATCAATCAATTCAACACACATGGCATTCCACACAAATCCTGCTTGGCAAGTTTTTTTGGGGTTGTTTTCCTGATTAGATTTAACTATGCTGTCACTCAAAACTATTTAACAGTGGtaaattaattttaacaaattaatCTCATAAATCTCCAACTCACAAGCACAAACTTGACATAATGAAGGTCTTAAAACTATATTTTTGCACGGACGTCCTCTTCAAGGCAAAGCTTTAAAGAGTAACTAAGTAACAAAACCCctaaatccattttttttctgctgaaaatcaatttaaatagatatttagtaGTGTTAGTGATCGAATCAGGCccaaatcttgacatttcaatttcacattttgtgttatCAATATGCATAACAACTGCCCTCCACAGGTTGAAACCCAGCCATTGCAACTGAATTTTACGAGTGGCTGATCTGGAGGCAGATGACGACAAGAACCCCATAAGATCAAGTAATACAGCAGGATCAAGGATTAATTCTTACTAAAGAAATAGCCCACACTTGGAGTTCTGGAGCTGAAGGTTCATAATGCAGACTTCTATCCCAGAAATGCTCACAGGATCTTTTTGTGATTTCTTCGTCTTTCTTAGTAGCAACACACAACCTTAAAACAGGATGA
This sequence is a window from Scatophagus argus isolate fScaArg1 chromosome 9, fScaArg1.pri, whole genome shotgun sequence. Protein-coding genes within it:
- the LOC124065463 gene encoding RIIa domain-containing protein 1 — encoded protein: MMAGKGGLAKLDVGLLSAEQQEKLRQFKIKTRIENEKYLRSHPEVEVLIGDFLRDVLLKRPADIREFAADHFSNTNLHVIIDSKMEGNRDMK